A window from Amblyomma americanum isolate KBUSLIRL-KWMA chromosome 7, ASM5285725v1, whole genome shotgun sequence encodes these proteins:
- the Ppa gene encoding F-box and leucine rich repeat protein partner of paired: METGLHGPPHISRLYPEILALIFSYLDVRDKGRVSQVCSAWREAAYHKSVWRGVEAKLHLRRANPSLFPSLVRRGIRRVQVLSLRRSLRDVIQGVPNLEALNMIGCFNLTDAWLSHAFVQDVHSLSELNLSMCKQITDNSLGRIAQHLKSLERLDLGGCSNVTNTGLLLIAWGLQNLRCLNLRSCRGVSDPGIGHLAGMTPEAAIGTLRLESLCLQDCQKLTDDALRFISLGLVDLRSLNLSFCASVTDSGLKHAARMVRLRELNLRSCDNISDLGLAYLAEGGSRISALDVSFCDKVGDQGLLHASQGLFQLRSLSLNACPVSDDGIGRVARSLGDLQTLHLGQCGRVTDKGLSLIADHLKQLRCIDLYGCTKITTVGLEKLMQLPNLGVLNLGLWQHQLHQQQSPPQQRHIR, encoded by the coding sequence ATGGAGACGGGCTTGCACGGCCCGCCGCACATCTCGCGGCTCTACCCTGAGATCCTGGCGCTCATCTTCAGCTACCTGGACGTTCGGGACAAGGGTCGCGTGTCCCAAGTGTGCTCCGCGTGGCGTGAGGCGGCCTACCACAAGTCCGTGTGGCGTGGCGTCGAGGCCAAGCTCCACCTGCGACGCGCCAACCCGTCTTTGTTCCCCAGCCTGGTGCGGCGCGGCATCCGGCGCGTTCAGGTGCTCAGCCTGCGGCGCTCGCTGCGTGACGTGATCCAGGGGGTGCCCAACCTGGAGGCGCTCAACATGATCGGCTGCTTCAACCTGACCGACGCCTGGCTGAGCCACGCCTTCGTCCAGGACGTGCACTCGCTCAGCGAGCTCAACCTGAGCATGTGCAAGCAGATCACCGACAACAGCCTTGGGCGCATCGCGCAGCACCTCAAGAGCCTCGAGCGACTCGACCTGGGCGGCTGCTCGAACGTCACCAACACGGGCCTGCTGCTCATCGCCTGGGGGCTGCAGAACCTGCGCTGTCTCAACCTGAGGAGCTGTCGCGGCGTCTCGGACCCCGGCATCGGCCACTTGGCCGGCATGACACCCGAGGCCGCTATCGGCACCCTGAGGCTAGAGTCGCTCTGCCTGCAAGACTGTCAGAAGCTCACCGACGACGCCCTGAGGTTCATCAGCCTCGGTCTGGTCGACCTGAGGAGCCTGAACCTGAGCTTCTGCGCAAGCGTCACGGACTCCGGCCTGAAGCACGCCGCCCGCATGGTGCGCCTACGGGAGCTCAATCTGCGGTCCTGCGACAACATCTCTGACCTGGGGCTCGCGTACCTCGCCGAAGGAGGATCGCGAATCAGCGCGCTGGACGTCAGCTTCTGCGACAAGGTGGGCGACCAGGGCCTCTTGCACGCCTCCCAGGGCCTCTTCCAGCTGCGCAGCCTCAGCCTGAACGCGTGTCCCGTCAGCGACGATGGCATCGGGCGCGTCGCGCGATCCCTGGGCGACCTGCAGACCCTGCACTTGGGACAGTGCGGCCGCGTCACTGACAAGGGGCTCAGCTTGATCGCGGACCACCTGAAGCAGCTGCGGTGCATCGACCTGTACGGCTGCACCAAGATCACCACCGTGGGACTGGAGAAGCTCATGCAGCTGCCCAACCTCGGCGTGCTCAACCTGGGCCTCTGGCAACACCAGCTGCACCAGCAGCAGAGTCCGCCCCAGCAGCGGCACATCCGGTGA